The stretch of DNA TCAAAACAACTATCGAAAGCCGTGGTGCTGAATGCACCACGGCTTTTGTCTTTCTGGTTTGCCACAGACCCGTCTTTCCAGCAAACCGCAACCACCATTCCTCTGCAGGGCGGCAAAGTCATACGGCGCCGGCTCCGCACAGATGCCCCCCCCCGCAGCACACGGCAGTCAACGTCGGCGACTGATGCCCCCGCCAAGGTCGATCTCGGTCGCCGATGCCCCCGAGGGCTTGATAGAGAGCGTCGCTGCGGAGCAGCTGGAGCTCATGTAGCCAGCCGACCACACCAAACAACGCGAAAATTGACATCAATCGCTATGATGCAAATTTTCTTGCAAATCAAGAAAATTCAAATAAAATTTGCTTCATGACGATTGATGCAAAATTTTCTGCCGTTGGTAGCCTGGCCTCCCTGCAAGGCGGCCACCCCTTCCGGGGCTCCATAGAGGAGTCCGCGGAAGGCGGAACCCTGGCGGTGCAGATGAAGGACGTTGACCCCGACCAGGGGGTGAACTGGTCTGGCGTCATCCGCACATCCCTTGCCGGCCGTAAGCACCCAGACTGGCTCAAAGCGGGTGACGTCCTGTTCGTCTCCAAAGGTGCGCGGTTCTACGCGGTCTGCATTGACGAGCCGCCCAGTGCGGCCGTGTGCAGCCCGCACTTCTTCCTGCTTCAAGTATTGCCACGGGCCGAGCTGCTGCCAGCTTTTCTGGCGTGGCAGATCAACCAGCCCCCATTCCAGCGGCAGCTTCAACAAGCCGCTGAAGGCAGCAGCCAGCTGAGCATCCGTCGCCCCGTGCTGGAATCGCTCACGCTGTGCGTGCCGTCGCTGGCAGACCAGCAACGCATCGTTACCCTGGCCGACCTCGCCCGCCAGGAGCGACGCACCCTCCACCAACTCATTCACAACCGCGAGCAACAACTGCAGGCGCTTGCGGAAGGTCTGGCGCATGCCGCACAGACCGGGCACTGAACAACCCAGGGAACCCACACCATGAACGACACCACCACCGACATCACCGCTGTCAGCCAGGACGACATCAACGCCGCCGTCTGGGCCGCCTGCGACACCTTTCGCGGCACCGTGGACCCAAGCATCTACAAGGACTTCGTCCTGACCATGCTGTTCCTCAAGTACGTGTCGGATGTCTGGCAAGACCACTACGACGCCTACAAGAAGCAGTACGGCGATCACCCTGAGTTGATCGAAGAAATGCTCAAGAACGAGCGTTTCCTGCTGCCCGCCAGCGCCAGCTTTTATGCCTTGCACACCCTGCGGCACAGCCCCGGCAATGGCGAGCGCATCGACAAGGCCCTGCATGCTATCGAAGAGGCCAACATCACCAAGCTGCGCGATGTGTTCCAGGACATCAGCTTCAACTCCAACAAGCTGGGCGACGAGCAGCAGAAGAACGACATCCTGCGCCACCTGCTGGAGGACTTCGCCAAGCCTGAGCTGGATTTGCGCCCCAGCCGTGTCGGACAGCTCGATGTGATCGGCAACGCCTACGAGTTCCTCATCAAGAACTTTGCATCCACCAGCGGCAAGAAGGCGGGTGAGTTCTACACCCCGCCCGAAGTCTCCGCGCTGATGGCGCGCCTGATGGTGCCGCAAGAGGGCGATGAAATCTGCGACCCCACCTGCGGCTCCGGGTCGCTGTTGATGAAGTGCGGCCGCCTGATCCGTGAGAACACGGGTTCACGCAAGTACGCGCTCTATGGGCAAGAAGCCATCGGCGGCACCTGGGCACTGGCCAAGATGAACATGTTTCTGCACGGCGAGGACAACCACCGCATCGAATGGGGCGACACCCTCCGCAACCCCAAGCTGCTCGACGGCGCGGCGAGCCTCAAGCACTTCGATGTCGTGGTGGCCAACCCGCCGTTCAGCCTGGAAAAGTGGGGCTTTGAGGGCGCCGACGCCGACAAGTTCAGCCGCTTTCGCCGGGGCGTGCCGCCGCGCACCAAGGGCGACTACGCCTTCATCCTGCACATGATCGAGACCATGAAGCCCGGCACCGGTCGCATGGCTGTGGTCGTGCCGCATGGCGTGCTGTTCCGTGGCGCTGCCGAAGGCCGCATTCGCCAGAGGCTGATCGAAGAGAACCTGCTCGACGTGGTGATAGGCCTGCCCGAAAAACTGTTCTACGGCACCGGCATCCCCGCCGCTGTGCTGGTGTTCCGCAAGAACAAGGCCGACGACAAGGTGCTGTTCATCGACGCCAGCCGCGACTTCGAGGCCGGCAAGAACCAGAACCTGCTGCGCGAAACCGACCTGCAGCGCATCCTGACCACCGCCGCCACACGGCAGAGCGTGGACAAGTACGCCTACCTCGCCTCGCCAGCGGAGATCGCCGAAAACGACTTCAACCTCAACATCCCACGCTATGTGGACACCTTTGAGGAAGAAGCCGAAATCGACCTGATGGCGGTGCGCAAGGAGCGTGAGCAGCTCAAAGCCGAGCTGGCCAGCCTGGAAACCCAGATGGCTGTCTACCTGAAGGAGTTGGGCTATGAATAAACCACGCAAAACCAGCTCGGCGCAGACGACTCCTGCCCTCAACGTGCACGGTCAGGCGGCGGGAACCGAGTTCCTGCTCTACGAAACCGAAGATGGCCGCACACGGGTGGAATGCCGCTTCGTGGACGACTCGCTGTGGCTCCCTCAGGCTTTGATGGCTGAGTTGTTCCAGACCAGCAAGCAGAACATCAGCCTTCACGTCAAAAACGTGCTGGCCGAGGGCGAATTGCAGGCAGCGGCAACCGTCAAGGATTACTTGACAGTTCAAACCGAGGGTACCCGGCAGGTGCGCCGCAAGGTGCAGCTCTACAACCTCGACATGATTCTGGCCGTGGGCTACCGGGTGAAGTCACCCCGTGGCACCCAGTTCCGCCGCTGGGCCACCGAGCGCCTGGGTGAATACCTGCTCAAAGGTTTCACGATGGACGACGAGCGCCTGAAGAACCCGCCCGTGGGGGACTCGGCGTTGCCAGACCGCTTTGGCGAATTGCTGGAGCGCATCCGCGACATTCGCGCCAGCGAGCGCCGCATGTACCTGCGGGTTCGTGAAATCTTCGCCCTGGCGGCTGACTACACCCCCACGCTGCCCGAGACCACGGCCTTCTTTCGCATTATCCAGAACAAGCTGCACTACGCCGTGTCCGGCCAGACCGCCGCCGAAATCATCCGCCGCCGTGCCGACCACAACCAGCCCAACATGGGCCTGACCAGCACCCGCAAGGGCCAGGTGCAGAAAGCCGACGTGGGCGTGGCCAAGAACTACCTGAATGAACAGGAAATCACCGATCTGAACCGTATCGCCACCATGTGGTTGGACTTTGCCGAGGACCAGGCCACGCGCCGCAAAGAGGTGTTTCTGAAAGACTGGGCCGAAAAGCTCGATGCCTTCCTGAGATTCAACGACCGGCAAGTGCTGGTGGGTGCTGGCAAGGTGTCGCACAAGCAGGCGGTCGCCCATGCGCAAAACGAGTACGAGCAATTTGCAGCGCAGCGGCGGGCGGCGCTGGAGGCGGAAGGTGAGGCTTATGCCATGCGCATGCTGGGTTCGGGTTCGACCGACGACAGCGCCGTGGCAGCTTTGGGCACGGTTGCCAAGCGGCTGACGAAGAAGAAGGGAGGGAGTGATGCTGCTTAAGGGGTGGAAGCGTTCAACGCTTGGTGAGTGCACAAAGCTTCTTTCCGGCAACACGCCAAGTAAGGAGCGTCAAGACTATTGGTCCGGCGACTTTCCTTGGGTGACTGTGAAAGACATGAAAACTCCTTGGCTCCACAGGACGGGGCTGACCCTTACCCAGACTGGCAAAGCAGCAGCATCAGTAGCACCTGCGAATTCCATCTTGGTAGTGACACGTGGAATGGCCTTGCTAAAGGATCTTCCGATCAGCCTTGCCATGAGGGATGTTGCCTTCAACCAAGACATCAAGGCAATCGTTCCCAATCAAGGTCTGGATGCCCGCTTTCTTGCGTACCAACTGCAAAGCAAGAAGCACGCAGTATTGGATATGGTCGATACCGCAGGCCACGGAACAGGAAAGCTTGACACGGACCTACTGAAGTCTGTTGATCTGGTGGTGCCGCCGATCCCGGAGCAGCGCCGCATCGCCCAAATTCTCTCCACCTGGGACCAAGCCATCGCCACCATAGAGCGGCTGGGTGCCAACAGCCTGAACCAGAAACTGCTTCTTTCGCAGCAGATGTTGACTGGCAAGGTTCGCCTCCGCAGCTTCAATGCGAGTGGGCAAAAACGCAAAACACCCTATGGTTCATTGCCTCTGGAATGGGGTTATCGCCGGATAGGCGACGTTGCGACAGAAGTCAGCCAAAAGCTGGGCGAGGCTGCGCCGTATCGGGTGTTGTCATGTACTAAGCACCAAGGACTGGTTGACTCGCTGAGCTATTTCAATAAGCAGGTGTTTAGCATTGACACTTCGACGTACAAGGTGGTTCCCCGTGGCTACTTCGTGTACGCGACCAATCACATTGATGAAGGGTCCATCGGTCACCAAAACTTGTACGACTTCGGTTTGGTGAGCCCGATGTACACCGTCTTCAAAGCGACCGATAAAGTTGTCGATGCCTACCTCTTTGCGTTGCTGAAGACAGAGCACTACCGCCAAATTTTCGCGTCCGCAACCAACGCATCGGTAGACCGCCGAGGCAGTCTGCGCTGGAAAGATTTTCGGAACCTCCACATTCCACTGCCATCAATTGAAGAGCAACAGGCGATTGCGAAGGTGCTAACTGAAGCAGGCCGCGAAGCTGACTTGTTGCAGGCTCAATTGGCTCTGCTTCGCGAGGAAAAGGCCGCACTAATGTCCCAGCTCTTCACCGGCAAGCGCCGCGTCAAGTTGCCGGACGCTGAAACAGAGGTGCAGGCATGAACACCACGCCCAACTCCCGCGAACAGTACAGCGCCCACCTGCCCGCGCTGCACCTACTTTGCAACCTGGGTTGGAACTTTCTGACCACGGCACAGGCTTTGGCCCTGCGCGGCAGCACGCGCGAGGTGCTGCTCAAGCCCCGGCTGATTGACGTGTTGCAAACCCGGCGCTACGAATACAAGGGCCAGTGGTATCCGCTCTCGCCCAGCGGCATCGACCAGATCGTGCGCGAGTTGTCGGCACTCAGCCTGGCCGAAGGGCTGATGCCCGCCAACGAGCGGCTGTACGGCAAGCTGGCGCTGGGCATTACGGTGACGGAGTTCATGCCTGATGGCAAGAAGCACCAGCCCACCATTCCCGTGATCGACTGGGCCGAGGCTACGGCCAACCGCTGGGATGTGACCGAAGAGCTGGAGGTGCTGGCAGCGCAAGGCACGCACCACCGCACGCCGGATGTGGTGGCGTATGTGAACGGCATCCCCCTGGTGGTGATCGAAGCCAAGCGGCCCGAGTCGGGCGGTGGCAGCCACTCCGCCAAGGCGATGGTGACGGAGGGCATCAGCCAACACCTGCGCAACCAGCGACCGGACGAGATTCCCAACCTGTTTGCCTACGCCCAACTGTTGCTGGCCATCAGCCAGACCGAGGGGCGCTACGGCACCACGCACACGGCGGCGAAGTTCTGGGCCAAGTGGCGGGAGGAGGAGTTCGACGAAGCCCACATGCAGGCGCTCAAGAACAAGGCACTCAAGCCGGATGTGCGCACTGCGCTGTTCGACGGCAAGCCTGCCGCACTGGCGGCGTACTTCGACACGCTGTGGGGCGCCCCCATGCAGGCCACCGAACAGGACCGCTTGTTGGTGAGCCTGTTGACCCCGGCACGGTTGCTTGAGTTCCTGCGCGGCTATGTGCTCTTCGACCGCAAAGTGGGCAAGATCGTGGCCCGCTACCAGCAGTTCTTTGGCATTCGGGCGCTGCTGGCGCGCATCAGCCAGATGAAGCCCGAATCGCAAGGCGGTGGCCGCGAGGGTGGTGTGGTGTGGCACACCACAGGGTCGGGCAAGAGCTTCACGATGGTGTTCCTGACCAAGGCGCTGCTGTTGGTGGATGCCTTGAAGGAATGCCGCGTGGTGGTGGTGACCGACCGCATTGACCTGGAAACCCAGCTCGCCCGCAACTTCATGACCGGTGGTGCCTTTGGCTCCAGCATCGCCACACAGAAAGACGGCGAGAAGAGCCGCACCTTGTCTGGCCGCGATCTGGCCCAGCGCATCGGCAAGGGCACCGAGCGCATCACCTTCACGCTGGTGCACAAGTTCAATACGGCGTCCAAGTTGCCGGAGTGCCGCAACGACTCAGCCGACATGATCGTGCTGGTGGACGAAGGCCACCGCAGCCACGGCGGCGAAACCCACGAGCGCATGAAGAAGGCACTGCCCAAAGCGGCCTACATCGCCTTCACGGGTACGCCCTTGCTCAAGGACGAGAAGACGGCCAACAAGTTCGGCCCCATCGTGCACGCCTACACCATGCAGCGCGCGGTGGAGGACGAAACCGTGGCCCCGTTGCTGTATGAAGAGCGTATACCCGAGCTGGACATCAACGAGGAGGCTGTGAACCGCTGGTTCGAGAAGATCACCAGCAACCTCAGTGATGCCCAGCGCACCGACCTGAAAAAAAAGTTCGCCAAGAAGGGGGCCGTCTACGGTGCAGCCAATCGCATTGAGCTGATCGCATGGGACATCGCCACCCACTTTAACGAAAACATCAAGAAGCTGGGGCTCGGCCTGAAAGGCCAGGTCGCCACCGACAGCAAGCTCGACGCCATCCGCTACAAGAAGGCGTTGGACGACACTGACTTGGTGACCAGTGCGGTGGTGATCTCGGCCCCGGACACGCGTGAAGGCAACTCCGATGTGGACGAGGACACATTGCCCGAGGTGCAAAAGTGGTGGAAGCAGGCCATGGCCACCTGCAGCAACGATGCCGAGGCCTATGAGAAGCAAGTGGTCAATGACTTTGGCACGGACGGCGCACCTGACCTGCTGATCGTCGTGGACAAGCTGCTGACGGGTTTCGACGAGCCGCGCAATACGGTGCTGTACATCGACAAGCCCCTGAAAGGGCACAACCTGATCCAGGCCGTGGCGCGCGTCAACCGCTTGCATGACGCCAAGCGGTACGGCGTGCTGGTGGACTACCGAGGCATCTTGAAGGAACTCGACACCGCCATCCGCGCCTACCAGGACCTGGAATCCCGCACCCAGGGTGGCTTCGACATCAGCGACCTGCAGGGCCTGTACCACCAGTTCAGCACGGAGTACAAGCGCCTGCCTGCTTTGCACGATGAACTGTGGTCGTTCTTCACGTCGGTGACCAACAAGCTCGACCGCGAGCAGTACCGGCAAGTACTGGCACCAAGGTTCGTCAGAGGCACTGACGGCGAAGAGCATGATGAACGGCAGAAACTGCGAGACGACTTCTATGATGCACTGACTGCCTTCGGCTTGTGCTTGCAGACCGCGCTCTCATCACGCAGCTTCTTCGAGGACAAGAGCTTTTCTGAAGCGCAAATCGCCCGGTACAAGGCCGACCTTCGCTTCTTCACCGAACTGCGCCAGACCGCCCGTCGCGATGCCATGGAGACAGTGGATTACAGCGTCTACGAAGAGCAAATACGCAAACTGGTGGACAAGCAGGTCATCGGCACAGAGGTGCGCGAACCTGAAGGCGTCTATCTGGTGCACCAGTTAGGGCAAGCGGAAGACCCGAAGGACTGGTCGGAAGAAAAGACGCGCAATGAGACGGACATGATCCGCACCCGGCTGCGCAAGACCATCGAGCAGGAACTGGCGACCGACCCCTATGCGCAGAAGGTGTTTGGTGAACTGCTGCGCCAGGCCATCGCTGAGGCGCAGGCGATGTTCGACCATCCGTTGAAACAGTACGCCCTGTTCAAGTCCTTTGAGGAAAAACTGGACGCCCGAGCCACCCCGGACATGCCGGATGCATTGGCAGACAAGCCACATGCCAAGGCCTACTTTGGCGCCATGCGTCTGGTGCTGGGGGACGAGGCCTTTGCGGCTCTGAGTGGCGATGCGAAGGACAAGCTGGTGCAACAAGCGATTGCCATGGACACCGTGGTGCGCGACGCCGTGGCAGAGAACTCGCTCAACCCACAGAACATTGAGGCTGCCATTCGCAAGAGCCTGCTGCCCCTGTTGTTTGGCACGCTGGGTTTGGATAACGCCAAGCTGGTGGTCGAGCAAGTCATCCAGATCACGCGTGTCGGGTTGAGCAAGTCTTGAGCATGCTGGTCACTGAACGTGTCTCGCAGCACCGCTTCGCCTATGGCGATGAAGTCATCGCCTTCAGCCTGCGCCGCCAACCTTCGCGCACTGTGACGCGCGTTGCCATTCATGTGGAGCCCGACGCACGCGTGCTGGTGGATGCACCCGACACCGCGCCCCTGGTTGATGTGATGACTGCCGTGAAAAAGCGGGCGCGCTGGATCAGCCTGCATGTGAAAGCAGCCAGGGCACGACTGGCCCATATGCTGCCCCGCGAGTATGTGAGCGGGGAGTCTCTGCACTATCTAGGCCGCCGCTATCGCTTGAAGGTCGTCGTCGACGCAGAGGCCAGGGCGCAGGCTCGGATGCGCGGCGCTTTCATCACCGTGACGGCGCGGGAACATGCATCGGCCCCGATCAAGATGGCCTTGGATGCCTGGTATCGGCAGCGAGCGCGGGAAGTGTTCGCGGATCGCCTTGCCGCCGTGGCAGCCCCCTTGCGATGGGTCAAGCAGCTTCCACCGACGCGCCTGCAGTTCATGACTGTGCAATGGGGAAGCTGCTCACCCTCGGGCCGCATCACACTGAACCCGTTGCTGGTGAAGGCGCCACGGGAGTGCATCGACTACGTGCTGCTCCATGAGCTGTGCCACCTGCTCCACCACAACCACAGTCCCAAGTTCTACCGCACCTTAGATCGGCACATGCCGAACTGGCGAGCGGTGAAGGAAAAGCTCGACAACATGGCGCAAGACGTTTTCCGCGCCTGAAAGACATCGAATCAAGACCAATCCTGCGGCGGCCGCCTCAGCAGATGCGTATCGCCACCTGCCGCGTCATGAAGCTGCAGCACAGAATTTCATGGCGCCAGCCGAATTGCGCCGCAGCCTGGTTGAACGCCTTGAATTCGTCCTCGCGCCAGGACACGTTGCCGATGTATTCGTCGAACACCAGCACCGTGCCGGACCCGATCTGCCCGGCAAACTGCGACAGCACCGTGCAGGTGGAACTGTACAGGTCGCAGTCGATGTTCATCATGCGCACAGGGCCTTTTTCCCGCGCGATGAAAGGCGGGATGGAGTCCTCGAACCAGCCCGCGTGCAGGGTGACGCTGTCCGGCACCTGCGGGATGAATCCCTCGGTGGAATAGCTGCCGCGGGCCTCGTGGTTCCAGTCCTCGGGGATGCCCTGGAAACTGTCGAAGCCATGAACCGGGCCGTCCACCATGGCTGCGATCATGCGGATGGACTTGCCTCGATAAACGCCGAATTCCAGCACCAGGCCGTCGGACCGGGCCTGCGCCAGGGCCAGCTCGAACACCCGGGCGCCGCTGCCCACCAGCGTGGGCTTCCCCTGCTCCTTGAGGTATTGCCAGGCGTCCAGATCATGATGCAGCGCGGGCTGCGCGGCGACGGCCGCGAAGCAGGCCTGCGCCTGTTGCGCATCGCCCGCCAGATCGTGCAGCATGCCCAGGATGAGGCGGTACAGGCCGTTGTCCGGCGCCGACCGCGCAGCCTGCTCCATGCAGTCGACGGCGCCCGCGGTATCGCCCTGGTCGAGCAACAGCCCGTGCAGGTTGTACCAGGCCTCGGCGCAATCCGGCGCCAGCGAGATGGCCTGGCGGAACATGGCCTGCGCTTCTTCGCCCTTGCCCTGCTCGACCAGCGCGACGCCCAGGCCGTTATGGGCCGCGGCATGGTCAGGCTGCAGGGCGATGGTCTGGCGGAACCAGGATTCGGCCTGGTCCGGCTCGAAGCGGCGCTGGTAGACCACGCCCAGGTTGTAGTGCAAGGCGGCGCGGTCCGGGTTCAGGTCCAGCGCGCAGCGGTAGCTGGCGATGGCCTCCGAGGTTTTGCCTTGCTCCAGCAGCGCGCTGGCCAGGCCGCTGTGCGCCTCGACATAATCGGGCTTCAGGCTGAGTGCGCAGCGATAGTAGTCCGCGCCTTCGGCGTACTTGCCCTGGCGGCAATGGACGGCGCCCATATGCAGCGGAAACGCCGCATGCCGCGGATCGACGCGGGCGCCGCGGGCAAAACACGCCATCGCCGTCTTGTAATCGCCCAGCTGCTGCGCGCACAGGCCGCGCAGCCAAAGGGCATGCAGGTCGTCGGGGCTGGGCTTGAGGATGTCGGCGCAAACGGCCGCCGCCTGTTTGAATCGACCCGCCTGGTAATGTGCCAGGCCGGCTTGAATGGGCGGCACTTTCTTGTTTTTCATGACAGACGCGCGGCGCATGCGCCGGCCTTGCAATATGACAGTTAGTAGTTATGGTGTCCGGGGTTTGGAACGAGCGCTGCCCTCCCCGGGTGCCCGAGAATGCTTCCCGGCATTCTCGATACGGTCTCCTGGCGCGCTATGTTATGTGCTTCTGCGCGGCGCGGCGGCTAGCGTTTATACGATTAGCGTTTATACGGATGGCGGACCGAAAACCGCCTTGGCGCCAAGACTTGGCAACAGCGTCCGCAAGACTTCTTGACGGGCCGGCCGCACTGCCCCGGGCTGGTTTGAAACGCTGCGACGATGACACCGCCGGATGCGGTGTTATAGTGCCGCGATCCTGCCGCAAGCCGCTCCATGGCCGTCGTCCGGCACAGAGCACCCATGGCGAAATTGGTAGACGCAAGGGACTTAAAATCCCTCGCCGCAAGGCGTCCCGGTTCGACCCCGGGTGGGTGCACCAATAGCGGCATTTCGTTTTTCAGGGCAGGATAAGGACCGAATTCGTAGCGCGGAAACAGCCCGTCCGGCCCAGGCCGGCGCCATCCGGAGAGACACGATGAGTAGGACCGAATCCGAGACCGATCAGAATTTCCGCCTGAGCAAGACGCTGGGGGTGCTGGCCATCATGGCGTCCGCCGTCACGCAGGAATACGGGGCGGGCATCAATTTCGTGGCGGTGCAGAGCCTGAGCGTCTATCCGGCGATCCGCGACCTGGTGCCGCTGGCCATGTTCGTGACCGGGATGCTGGTGCTCGCCAAGACCTATCTGTACGCCCGCTTCTCGCAGGCGATGCCCAGCGCCGGCTCGGCCTATGCGTGGACGGTGCGCAGCCTCGGGCTGACGACCGGCTTCGTGGCCAACTTCATCTGGTGGATCGGCGTGACCTCCGCGATGGGTTTTCTCGCCTTCGCCTTCGGCACGTTCCTCGGCCAGGCGTGCGCGAGCGCCGGCTTGCCCGTGGGCGCCGCCATCATGACGCCGACCGGGCACATCATCGTCGGCCTGCTGGCCATCTGGCTGGTCTTCGCCATTCATGCCAGCGGCGTGCACCACTACGGCAGGTTCGTGCTGGCGCTGTTCGGGCTGATCGTGCTGGTCGCGCTGACGATCATCGTGATTGCCCTGGACACCACGCCGCAGACCTTTCTGCAGATGGCGAGCACCCGGCACAATCTGGTGCTGACCGAGCCCGCCGGACTGCCGCCGTTCAGCCTGAGCGCGTTCTTTTCCGTGTGCAGCCTGTTCATTTTCGCGTACGGGGGCATCAGCGCCGCGCCGGGACTGGGCGGCGAGTCGCGCAATGCCAGCGCCACGGTGCCGCGCGGCATCATGTGGGCATGGCTGGTCGCGGTCGTGCTGTTCACGGCCGTCTGCGCGGCGCTGTTCCATGCGGCGCCGTGGTGGGCCGTCATCGGCCTGATCAAGGCGGGCAAGTCGTCGCTGGCGACCGCGCCGGGGCTCATCAGCGTCATCGCGCCGCATGCGGTGAGCGTGCTGCTCAATTTCGTGGTGGCGCTGGTGGTGGGCAAGACGCTCGCGCCGCAGATGATGTGCGCCTCGCGCATGGCTTTCGCGTGGGGCCAGGATGGCATGTTCGGTGAGCGCTTTGTGCAGACGTCGCAGCGGCGCGTGCCGATGGCGGCCCTGATGCTCTCGGCCGGGCTCGCATCGCTTTTCCTGCTGGAGTCGGCCTATATCGGCTGGTCGCTCGGCGTGGTGGTGCGCTCGCTGAGCGTGCTGCTGATCTGGTTCCTGATTGCGCTCGGGGCGCTCAATCTGCGCTGGAATCCGCGTTTCTCCCAGGCTTCCTGGAGCGCGCCGCTCAGGCGCGACCCCTGGCTTGCGGTTGCCGCGCTCGCCTCGCTCGTGATCACCGCCGTGCTGTTTCGCGCGGCCGCGATCTCCCCGCACACGCCTTTCGTTTTCCAGCCCCTGGTCCAGGGCGCCGTGCTGGCGCTGGTGGCGTTGGCGATCCTGGCGCGCGCCCGGCGCCGCGCCGGGCATGCCGGGGTGGACCTGGGCCGGCAGGTGGCCGCGCCGCCGCTGGAGTGATCCGGCCCGGGTAAGATGGAGCCCCCGCGCGCCGGCCTGAACCAGGCGCGGCGCGCCGTCCCGAAAAACCGCGATGAACCACGACCCATACCCTGCGCCCGCCCCGGGCAAGGCCGAAGCGTTTTTGCTCGCCCGCACATGACCGTTGCCGGCCCCGCCGCCCCCTTCGTCGTGCTGGACGCCTGCGTGCTCATGTCCACCATACTGCGCCAGCTGCTGCTGCGCGCAGCGCAGGAAGGCGTCTTCCAGCCGGTCTGGACCGAGCGCATCGGCGAGGAATGGCGCCGCAACGCGGCCCGCTTGTGGGGCGCCCCTCGCGAGATCCTGGACGGTCTGTGGCAGAACATGAACCAGGCTTTCCCGGGTGCCATGGAACACGACACGCAGGCCTACGAAGCCGGCTTGCGCTATAGCGACGCCAAAGATTTTCACGTCATCGCCGCCGGCCTGGCGCGGCGCGCGCGCTGCGGGCTGCAGCGCGTGCCGGTAGTGCAGGTGATGACCTGGAACCTGAAGGACTTCAATCGCTCCGAGCTGCGCAGGCAGGGCCTGGACGTGTTCAACCCGGACGTGATGCTGGCCCGCTGGTGGCCGGCCGCGGAGCCGGCGCTACGATCCGCGCTGGAGCCTGTCGAACAGGATTACGTGGCCCTGGGGCGCGAGCCTCTGGAACTGGCCGCGATCCTGCACCGGGAAAGACTGTACCGGCTGGCCAGGCTCGCGGGCGGCGTAGGGTAGGCGCGGGCGGCGTCAATGCCCGTAGCGGCTGGCGGTAAAGCCCGCCGCATTGAGCACGTCGATGACTTCCTGGATGTGCTCCGGCCCGCGCGTCTGCAGGACGAACTCGACCTCGACATCGCGCGCCGACAGCGTGCTGAAGGCTCGCTGATGATGCACTTCGGTAATGTTGGCGTGGGCGTCGGCGATCAGCTTGGTGACCTGGGCCATGGCGCCGGGCAGATCGCGCAGATCGACCCGGATGCGGGCCAGCCTGCCGCCACGTACCATGCCGCGCTCGATGAGTTCGCCCAGCATGAGCGGGTCGATGTTGCCGCCGCACAGCACCAGGCCGATGCGCTTGCCCTGGAACCAGGCGTCCTGGCCGCGCGCGCGGTCGCGCAGCAGGGCCGCCAGGCCCGCGGCGCCGGCGCCTTCCACCACCGTCTTTTCGATTTCGAGCAGCACCACGATGGCATGCTCGATATCCGCCTCGGCGACCAGTTCGATGCGATCGACCAGGCGGCTGATGACCTGACGGGTGATCTGGCCTGGCGACTTGACCGCGA from Bordetella sp. FB-8 encodes:
- a CDS encoding PIN domain-containing protein, which gives rise to MTVAGPAAPFVVLDACVLMSTILRQLLLRAAQEGVFQPVWTERIGEEWRRNAARLWGAPREILDGLWQNMNQAFPGAMEHDTQAYEAGLRYSDAKDFHVIAAGLARRARCGLQRVPVVQVMTWNLKDFNRSELRRQGLDVFNPDVMLARWWPAAEPALRSALEPVEQDYVALGREPLELAAILHRERLYRLARLAGGVG
- a CDS encoding APC family permease produces the protein MSRTESETDQNFRLSKTLGVLAIMASAVTQEYGAGINFVAVQSLSVYPAIRDLVPLAMFVTGMLVLAKTYLYARFSQAMPSAGSAYAWTVRSLGLTTGFVANFIWWIGVTSAMGFLAFAFGTFLGQACASAGLPVGAAIMTPTGHIIVGLLAIWLVFAIHASGVHHYGRFVLALFGLIVLVALTIIVIALDTTPQTFLQMASTRHNLVLTEPAGLPPFSLSAFFSVCSLFIFAYGGISAAPGLGGESRNASATVPRGIMWAWLVAVVLFTAVCAALFHAAPWWAVIGLIKAGKSSLATAPGLISVIAPHAVSVLLNFVVALVVGKTLAPQMMCASRMAFAWGQDGMFGERFVQTSQRRVPMAALMLSAGLASLFLLESAYIGWSLGVVVRSLSVLLIWFLIALGALNLRWNPRFSQASWSAPLRRDPWLAVAALASLVITAVLFRAAAISPHTPFVFQPLVQGAVLALVALAILARARRRAGHAGVDLGRQVAAPPLE